A region of Mycolicibacterium brumae DNA encodes the following proteins:
- a CDS encoding alpha/beta hydrolase, protein MKSVQFTNRTWQVAADLRVPEGFDESRNYPAVVCGHPVSSCKEQTSGIYAEKLAAQGFVTLAFDASYQGESGGEPRFLEDPASRTEDFRCAVDYLSTLDYVDADRIGILGICAGGGYSGI, encoded by the coding sequence ATGAAGTCGGTTCAGTTCACCAACCGGACCTGGCAGGTGGCCGCGGACCTGCGGGTCCCGGAGGGTTTCGACGAATCCAGAAACTACCCGGCGGTTGTCTGTGGACACCCGGTGAGCAGCTGCAAGGAGCAGACCTCGGGCATCTACGCCGAGAAGCTCGCGGCCCAGGGCTTTGTGACGCTGGCGTTCGACGCGTCCTACCAGGGTGAGAGCGGCGGCGAGCCGCGCTTCCTGGAGGACCCCGCCAGCCGCACCGAGGACTTCCGCTGCGCGGTGGACTACCTGAGCACCCTGGACTACGTCGACGCCGACAGGATCGGCATCCTCGGGATCTGCGCCGGCGGCGGCTACTCGGGGATCTGA
- the lspA gene encoding signal peptidase II has protein sequence MGDDGRVTDATPKPRRRTALLLSVAAVVLAIDVATKVLAVKLLTPGQPVPIIGDTVSWTLYRNSGAAFSMATNYTWVLTLIAIAVVIGIIWMGRRLVSPWWALGLGLILGGALGNLMDRIFRAPGALQGHVVDFLSIGWWPVFNVADSAVVSGAVLLVALSLFGHDFDGGPGDADAKPKPADTTTDADTATDADSVADADADAVADSAADAEDAEEKSG, from the coding sequence GTGGGGGATGATGGTCGGGTGACGGACGCAACCCCCAAGCCGCGGCGACGAACCGCGCTGCTGCTGAGCGTGGCCGCGGTGGTGCTCGCCATCGACGTCGCCACCAAGGTCCTCGCGGTCAAACTGCTCACCCCCGGACAGCCGGTGCCCATCATCGGCGACACCGTCAGCTGGACGCTCTACCGCAACTCCGGCGCGGCGTTCTCGATGGCCACCAACTACACCTGGGTGCTGACCTTGATCGCGATCGCCGTGGTCATCGGCATCATCTGGATGGGCCGACGGCTCGTCTCGCCGTGGTGGGCGCTGGGCCTGGGCCTGATCCTCGGCGGCGCACTCGGCAATCTGATGGATCGCATCTTCCGCGCCCCGGGCGCCCTGCAGGGACACGTCGTCGATTTCCTGTCCATCGGCTGGTGGCCGGTGTTCAACGTCGCCGACTCGGCGGTGGTCTCCGGCGCGGTGCTGCTGGTCGCGCTCTCCCTGTTCGGGCACGATTTCGACGGCGGACCCGGCGACGCGGACGCGAAGCCGAAACCGGCCGACACGACCACCGACGCCGATACGGCCACCGACGCCGACTCGGTTGCCGACGCCGACGCGGACGCCGTCGCAGACAGCGCCGCGGACGCTGAAGACGCCGAGGAAAAGAGTGGCTGA
- a CDS encoding RluA family pseudouridine synthase, translated as MADRSMPIPEGLAGMRVDAGVSRLLGLSRTAVAAIAEEGGVEMDGAVVGKSDKLVDGAWLSVRIPEAPPPVENTPEDIEGMTILYSDDDIVAVDKPPGVAAHAGVGWHGPTVLGGLAAAGYRISTSGVHERQGIVHRLDVGTSGVMVVALSEHAYTVLKRAFKQRTVDKRYHALVQGHPDPSSGTIDAPIGRHRSGEWKFTVAEGGRDSVTHYDTIEAFTAASLLDVHLETGRTHQIRVHFSALRHPCCGDLTYGADPTLAKKLGLERQWLHARSLAFAHPADGRRIEITAPYPEDLQHALDVLRGRD; from the coding sequence GTGGCTGACCGCTCCATGCCGATCCCGGAGGGATTGGCCGGCATGCGCGTCGACGCCGGTGTGTCCCGTCTGCTGGGCCTGTCGCGCACCGCCGTCGCCGCCATCGCGGAGGAGGGCGGCGTCGAGATGGACGGCGCGGTGGTCGGAAAATCGGACAAGCTCGTCGACGGCGCCTGGCTGTCGGTGCGGATCCCCGAGGCCCCGCCGCCGGTGGAGAACACGCCCGAGGATATCGAGGGCATGACGATTCTCTACTCCGACGACGACATCGTCGCCGTCGACAAACCCCCGGGTGTGGCCGCGCACGCCGGCGTCGGCTGGCACGGCCCGACGGTGCTCGGGGGACTGGCCGCCGCGGGCTACCGGATCTCCACCTCCGGCGTGCATGAGCGGCAGGGCATCGTGCACCGCCTGGATGTCGGCACCTCCGGGGTGATGGTCGTCGCGCTGTCCGAACACGCCTACACCGTGCTCAAGCGGGCGTTCAAGCAGCGCACCGTCGACAAGCGCTACCACGCGCTGGTGCAGGGACACCCGGATCCGTCCAGCGGCACCATCGACGCCCCGATCGGCCGGCACCGCAGCGGGGAGTGGAAGTTCACCGTCGCCGAGGGCGGCCGGGACAGCGTCACCCACTACGACACCATCGAGGCCTTCACCGCGGCGAGCCTGCTCGACGTGCATCTGGAGACCGGCCGCACCCACCAGATCCGGGTGCATTTCTCCGCACTGCGCCACCCGTGCTGCGGTGACCTCACCTACGGCGCGGACCCCACGCTGGCGAAGAAGCTGGGCCTGGAGCGGCAATGGCTGCACGCCCGGTCGCTGGCGTTCGCCCACCCCGCCGACGGCCGCCGGATCGAGATCACCGCCCCGTACCCCGAGGACCTGCAGCACGCGCTCGACGTGCTGCGCGGCCGGGATTGA
- a CDS encoding NAD(P)-dependent alcohol dehydrogenase: MRVSAAVVPHVGAPFSVTEVDLDEPRADEVLVQIAGVGLCHTDIAVRDGHLPFPLPGVLGHEGAGVVVDVGAEVTDLAVGDKVVLSIDSCGDCLNCAQSAPAYCLQSTRRNFSGARPDGSAALHSQEAALGSAFFGQSSFASHALARRRNAVKLPDDAQIELMGPLGCGIQTGAGAVMNALDVRPGLSVLIAGGGSVGLAALLAGVVREAGQLIVVEPNPARRALALELGATHVIDPAAADLGKLVRAIAPAGVTHALDTTAIPTVIESLTRTLGVRGVLGLVGVPADPGAAFSTRMAGFTMAGRMIRGIVEGDADPQSFIPHLYDLHRQGRFPFDRLISTRPLAQINEAIADQLSGAAVKVVLTPG, encoded by the coding sequence GTGCGGGTTTCGGCGGCGGTGGTCCCTCACGTCGGCGCGCCGTTCTCCGTGACCGAGGTGGATCTCGACGAACCCCGCGCCGACGAAGTCCTGGTGCAGATCGCCGGAGTAGGCCTGTGCCACACCGACATCGCGGTGCGCGACGGGCACCTGCCGTTCCCGCTGCCCGGCGTCTTGGGGCACGAAGGCGCGGGCGTTGTGGTCGACGTGGGCGCCGAGGTGACCGACCTGGCCGTCGGCGACAAGGTGGTGCTGAGCATCGACAGCTGCGGAGACTGCCTCAACTGCGCGCAGTCCGCGCCGGCATATTGCCTGCAGTCCACCCGGCGAAACTTCTCCGGCGCCCGGCCCGACGGGTCGGCAGCGCTGCATTCCCAGGAAGCCGCGCTGGGATCGGCGTTCTTCGGGCAGTCATCGTTCGCCTCCCACGCGCTCGCCCGCCGACGCAACGCGGTGAAGCTGCCCGACGACGCGCAGATCGAACTGATGGGACCGCTGGGCTGCGGCATCCAGACCGGCGCCGGCGCGGTGATGAACGCATTGGATGTGCGGCCGGGTTTGTCGGTGCTGATCGCCGGGGGCGGGTCGGTCGGGCTGGCCGCGTTGCTGGCCGGCGTGGTCCGGGAGGCCGGGCAGCTCATCGTCGTCGAACCGAACCCGGCCCGACGGGCGTTGGCGCTCGAACTCGGGGCGACCCACGTGATCGACCCGGCCGCCGCAGATCTGGGCAAACTGGTCCGCGCGATCGCCCCGGCGGGCGTGACTCACGCGCTGGACACCACCGCGATCCCCACGGTGATCGAGTCACTGACCCGCACGCTGGGAGTGCGCGGTGTGCTCGGCCTGGTCGGGGTGCCGGCCGATCCAGGCGCCGCGTTCAGCACCCGGATGGCCGGATTCACCATGGCGGGCAGGATGATTCGCGGAATCGTCGAGGGAGACGCCGACCCGCAGAGCTTCATCCCCCACCTGTACGACCTGCACCGGCAGGGCAGGTTTCCGTTCGACCGGCTGATCAGCACCCGCCCCCTGGCACAGATCAACGAGGCGATCGCCGATCAGCTCAGCGGCGCGGCCGTGAAGGTTGTGCTCACACCCGGCTGA
- the rarD gene encoding EamA family transporter RarD, which translates to MSGQPRQSGSRDGLLYGLGAYGIWGLFPAFFPLLLPSGAIEVLAHRIVWTALFMLIVVALMRRLGALRAMSPRTWGLLTASATLISINWGTYIYAVNNGHVTDAALGYFINPLFSVALGVLLFRERLNRAQWAALAIAVVAVLTIAIEAGSPPWIALGVAGSFALYGVVKKIVPVDPTISVGVEAALMTPIALAYIVVLTATGASTFLSLGAGHTALTILSGPVTAVPLLLFAAAAQRLPLVSLGLLMYITPAMAMTWGIVVGGEPMPPARWVGFALIWVALAVFSTDAVRRARAR; encoded by the coding sequence TTGAGCGGGCAGCCCCGGCAGAGCGGATCCCGGGACGGTCTGCTCTACGGTCTGGGCGCCTACGGCATCTGGGGCCTGTTCCCGGCCTTCTTCCCGCTGTTGCTGCCCTCGGGCGCCATCGAGGTGCTGGCCCACCGGATCGTGTGGACCGCGCTGTTCATGCTGATCGTCGTCGCGCTGATGCGCCGACTGGGGGCGCTGCGTGCGATGTCCCCGCGCACCTGGGGCCTGCTGACCGCCTCGGCGACGCTGATCTCGATCAACTGGGGCACCTACATCTACGCCGTCAACAACGGCCACGTCACCGACGCCGCGCTCGGCTACTTCATCAACCCGCTGTTCTCCGTCGCGCTCGGGGTGCTGCTGTTTCGGGAGCGGCTCAACCGGGCGCAGTGGGCCGCGCTGGCAATCGCCGTCGTCGCGGTGCTGACCATCGCCATCGAGGCCGGATCTCCGCCCTGGATCGCGCTCGGGGTGGCCGGCAGCTTCGCGCTCTACGGCGTGGTGAAGAAGATCGTCCCCGTCGATCCGACCATCAGCGTCGGGGTGGAGGCCGCCCTGATGACGCCGATCGCGCTGGCCTACATCGTGGTGCTGACGGCCACCGGGGCCTCGACGTTCCTGAGCCTGGGCGCCGGGCACACCGCGCTGACGATTCTCAGCGGACCGGTCACCGCCGTCCCGTTGCTGCTGTTCGCCGCCGCCGCGCAACGGTTACCACTGGTGAGCCTGGGACTGCTGATGTACATCACCCCGGCGATGGCGATGACCTGGGGAATCGTCGTCGGGGGAGAACCTATGCCACCGGCCCGCTGGGTCGGATTCGCGTTGATCTGGGTCGCGCTGGCCGTGTTCAGCACCGACGCGGTGCGCCGAGCCCGGGCTCGATAG
- a CDS encoding asparaginase: MTRIVVIATGGTISTSAGADGVKRPSHSGRELIGSLGDEFGVAIDIVELAAKDSSALVPADWDRIAAAVASAVDGGADGVVVTHGTDSMEETALWLDLTLDTAAPVVLTGSQLPADDPDADGPANLADAVGLAAEPEAGGRGVLVCLGGEVLAAVGLHKVGPVAPSGFAGALAADRPRLTVGAASAATAPRVDIVAAYPGADGAAFDGCVAAGARGIVLEAMGAGNAGPAVVEAVRRLCASGVAVVVSTRVPFGAVGAEYGPGAELVAAGAVMATSLRPPQARVLLMGVLAAGLDVAETFARWG; the protein is encoded by the coding sequence ATGACTCGAATCGTCGTGATCGCCACCGGCGGCACCATCTCCACCAGCGCCGGCGCCGACGGGGTCAAACGCCCGTCGCACTCTGGGCGCGAACTGATCGGTTCGCTCGGCGATGAATTCGGTGTGGCGATCGACATCGTCGAGCTGGCAGCCAAGGACAGTTCGGCGCTGGTTCCGGCCGACTGGGATCGCATCGCCGCGGCGGTGGCGTCGGCCGTCGACGGCGGCGCCGACGGGGTGGTGGTCACCCACGGCACCGACAGCATGGAGGAGACCGCGCTGTGGCTGGACCTGACGCTGGACACCGCCGCGCCGGTGGTGCTGACCGGGTCGCAGTTGCCCGCCGACGACCCAGACGCCGACGGCCCGGCGAACCTGGCCGACGCGGTCGGGTTGGCCGCCGAACCCGAGGCCGGTGGGCGCGGCGTGCTGGTTTGCCTGGGCGGGGAGGTGCTCGCGGCCGTCGGGTTGCACAAGGTGGGACCGGTGGCGCCGAGCGGATTCGCCGGGGCGCTGGCCGCCGACCGGCCACGGTTGACGGTGGGCGCGGCGTCGGCGGCAACGGCGCCGCGAGTGGACATTGTGGCGGCCTACCCGGGCGCCGACGGGGCAGCGTTCGACGGCTGCGTCGCGGCGGGGGCGCGCGGGATCGTGCTGGAGGCGATGGGCGCCGGCAACGCGGGGCCCGCCGTGGTGGAGGCGGTGCGGCGGTTGTGCGCTTCCGGTGTCGCGGTGGTGGTGTCGACGCGGGTTCCGTTCGGCGCCGTCGGCGCGGAGTACGGCCCGGGCGCGGAACTGGTGGCCGCGGGCGCGGTGATGGCTACTTCGCTGCGGCCGCCGCAGGCCCGGGTGCTGCTGATGGGTGTGCTGGCCGCGGGGTTGGACGTGGCCGAGACGTTCGCGCGTTGGGGGTGA
- a CDS encoding alpha/beta hydrolase has product MRKERTAVARGAEPTITQYIPNSVEEREAAGITDIDIVEAVTYYRTPRGENPNSPNKVRLDQGSVYTFDAFHLAEHLLTQPLQIIVGGVPGGFGSYRDGFDLFTRARSQKRNLHVVDGASHYDLYDKPEYVDQAVEVLAPFYRDNLT; this is encoded by the coding sequence TTGCGGAAAGAGCGCACCGCGGTGGCCCGCGGCGCAGAGCCGACCATCACCCAATACATTCCGAACTCGGTCGAAGAGCGTGAGGCCGCCGGCATCACCGACATCGACATCGTCGAGGCCGTGACGTACTACCGCACCCCACGCGGAGAGAACCCCAACTCCCCCAACAAGGTTCGTCTCGACCAGGGCAGCGTCTACACCTTCGACGCGTTCCACCTGGCCGAGCACCTGCTGACCCAACCCCTGCAGATCATCGTCGGCGGCGTACCGGGTGGGTTCGGCTCCTACCGCGACGGCTTCGATCTGTTCACTCGGGCCCGCTCTCAGAAGAGGAACCTGCACGTCGTCGACGGCGCGAGCCACTACGACCTGTACGACAAGCCGGAGTATGTGGACCAGGCGGTCGAGGTGCTCGCGCCGTTCTACCGGGACAACCTCACGTGA
- the dnaE gene encoding DNA polymerase III subunit alpha, whose translation MGTTGSFVHLHNHTEYSMLDGAAKVSPMLAEAKRLEMPAIGMTDHGNMFGASEFYNAAVKADIKPIIGIEAYIAPESRFNTKRVTWGDPSQKSDDVSASGAYLHMTMVAENATGLRNLFKLSSLASFEGQLGKWPRMDAEIIAEHAEGIIATTGCPSGEVQTRLRLGHEQQALEAAAKWREIFGPDNFFLELMDHGLSIERRVREGLLEVGRKLGIPPLATNDCHYVTRDASQNHEALLCIQTGKTLSDPTRFKFDGDGYYLKSAAEMRAIWDDEVPGACDSTLLIAERVQPYTDVWAPVDRMPVFPVPEGHDQGSWLRHEVLEGLRRRFPDGVPQNYIDRAEYEIDVICGKGFPSYFLIVADLISYARSIGIWVGPGRGSAAGSLVAYALAITNIDPIPHGLLFERFLNPERPSAPDIDIDFDDRRRGEMVRYAADKWGSDRVAQVITFGTIKTKAAIKDSARVHYGQPGFAIADRITKALPPPIMAKDIPVSGITDPSHERYKEAAEVRTLIDTDPDVRTIYETAKGLEGLVRNAGVHACAVIMSSEPLIDAIPLWRRPQDGAVITGWDYPSCEAIGLLKMDFLGLRNLTIIGDCLENIKANRGIDLDLETLPFDDPATYELLSRGDTLGVFQLDGGPMRDLLRRMQPTEFNDIVAVLALYRPGPMGMNAHNDYADRKNARQPIKPIHPELEEPLREILSETYGLIVYQEQIMFIAQKVASYSMGKADALRKAMGKKKLEVLEAEYKGFQEGMTANGFSQAAVKALWDTILPFAGYAFNKSHAAGYGLVSYWTAYLKANYPAEYMAGLLTSVGDDKDKAAVYLADCRHLGITVLPPDVNESELNFASVGEDIRFGMGAIRNVGANVVGSLIETRETKGRFTDFSDYLNKIDIAACNKKVTESLIKAGAFDSLKHARKGLFLVHTDAVDSVLGTKKAEAIGQFDLFGGGDEDGGTDSVFTIKVPDEEWEDKHRLALEREMLGLYVSGHPLDGIAHLLANNVDTQIPAILEGDVADGAQVQVGGILASVNRRVNKNGLPWASAQLEDLTGGIEVLFFPQTYSMFGADIADDAVVLVKAKVNKRDDRLSLIAHELIVPDFTSAQAGRPLALSLPTRQCTMDKVSALKQVLARHPGTTQIHLRLISGERITTLELDQSLRVTPSSALMGDLKALLGPGCLGG comes from the coding sequence ATGGGTACCACCGGCTCCTTCGTGCATCTGCATAACCACACCGAGTATTCGATGCTCGACGGGGCCGCCAAGGTCAGCCCGATGCTCGCCGAGGCCAAGCGGCTGGAGATGCCCGCGATCGGCATGACCGACCACGGCAACATGTTCGGCGCCAGCGAGTTCTACAACGCCGCGGTCAAGGCCGACATCAAACCGATCATCGGCATCGAGGCGTACATCGCCCCGGAGTCGCGGTTCAACACCAAGCGCGTCACCTGGGGCGACCCCAGCCAGAAGTCCGACGACGTCTCCGCCAGCGGCGCCTACCTGCACATGACGATGGTCGCCGAGAACGCCACCGGCCTGCGCAACCTGTTCAAGCTGAGCTCGCTGGCGTCTTTCGAGGGCCAGCTCGGCAAATGGCCCCGGATGGACGCCGAGATCATCGCCGAGCACGCCGAGGGCATCATCGCCACCACCGGCTGCCCGTCCGGGGAGGTGCAGACCCGGCTGCGGCTCGGCCACGAGCAGCAGGCGCTGGAGGCCGCCGCCAAGTGGCGGGAGATTTTCGGCCCGGACAACTTCTTCCTGGAGCTGATGGACCACGGCCTGTCCATCGAGCGACGGGTCCGCGAGGGACTGCTGGAGGTCGGCCGCAAGCTCGGCATCCCGCCGCTGGCCACCAACGACTGCCACTACGTAACCCGCGACGCCTCGCAGAACCACGAGGCGCTGCTGTGCATCCAGACCGGCAAGACGCTGTCGGACCCCACCCGGTTCAAGTTCGACGGCGACGGCTACTACCTCAAGTCCGCCGCCGAGATGCGGGCCATCTGGGACGACGAGGTGCCCGGCGCGTGTGACTCCACCCTGCTGATCGCCGAGCGGGTTCAGCCGTACACCGACGTGTGGGCCCCCGTCGACCGGATGCCGGTGTTCCCGGTGCCCGAAGGCCACGACCAGGGCTCCTGGCTGCGACACGAGGTGCTCGAAGGTTTGCGGCGCCGGTTCCCGGACGGGGTTCCGCAGAACTACATCGACCGCGCCGAGTACGAGATCGACGTCATCTGCGGCAAGGGCTTCCCGTCCTACTTCCTCATCGTGGCCGACCTGATCAGCTACGCCCGCTCGATCGGCATCTGGGTCGGACCGGGCCGCGGGTCGGCGGCCGGTTCGCTGGTCGCCTACGCGCTGGCCATCACCAATATCGACCCGATTCCGCACGGCCTGCTGTTCGAGCGGTTCCTGAACCCGGAGCGCCCGTCCGCGCCGGATATCGACATCGACTTCGACGACCGTCGGCGCGGCGAGATGGTGCGCTACGCCGCCGACAAGTGGGGCAGCGACCGGGTCGCGCAGGTCATCACCTTCGGCACCATCAAGACCAAGGCCGCGATCAAGGACTCCGCGCGGGTGCATTACGGCCAGCCCGGTTTCGCCATCGCCGACCGGATCACCAAGGCGCTGCCGCCGCCGATCATGGCCAAGGACATCCCGGTGTCCGGCATCACCGACCCCTCCCATGAGCGGTATAAGGAAGCCGCCGAGGTCCGCACCCTGATCGACACCGACCCGGATGTGCGGACCATCTACGAGACCGCCAAGGGCCTGGAGGGCCTGGTCCGCAACGCCGGCGTGCACGCCTGCGCGGTGATCATGAGCTCCGAGCCGCTGATCGACGCGATTCCGCTGTGGCGCCGCCCGCAGGACGGCGCGGTCATCACCGGCTGGGACTACCCGTCGTGCGAGGCCATCGGCCTGCTGAAGATGGACTTCCTGGGCCTGCGGAACCTGACCATCATCGGGGACTGCCTGGAGAACATCAAAGCCAACCGGGGCATCGACCTGGACCTGGAGACGCTGCCGTTCGACGACCCGGCGACCTACGAATTGCTGTCCCGCGGCGACACTCTCGGCGTTTTCCAGCTCGACGGCGGGCCGATGCGGGACCTGCTGCGCCGGATGCAGCCCACCGAGTTCAACGACATCGTCGCGGTGCTGGCGCTGTACCGGCCCGGCCCGATGGGCATGAACGCCCACAACGACTACGCCGACCGCAAGAACGCCCGGCAGCCGATCAAACCGATCCACCCGGAACTCGAAGAGCCGCTGCGGGAGATCCTCTCGGAGACCTACGGTCTGATCGTCTACCAAGAGCAGATCATGTTCATCGCCCAGAAGGTCGCCTCCTACAGCATGGGCAAGGCCGACGCGCTCCGAAAAGCCATGGGCAAGAAGAAACTCGAGGTGCTCGAAGCCGAGTACAAGGGCTTCCAGGAGGGCATGACCGCCAACGGATTCTCCCAGGCGGCGGTCAAGGCGCTGTGGGACACCATCCTCCCGTTCGCCGGGTACGCGTTCAACAAGTCGCACGCCGCCGGCTACGGCCTGGTGTCCTACTGGACGGCGTACCTGAAGGCCAACTACCCGGCCGAGTACATGGCCGGGCTTTTGACCTCGGTCGGCGACGACAAGGACAAGGCCGCGGTGTACCTGGCCGACTGCCGCCACCTCGGCATCACCGTGCTGCCGCCCGACGTCAACGAGTCCGAACTGAACTTCGCCTCGGTGGGCGAAGACATCCGGTTCGGCATGGGCGCCATCCGCAACGTCGGCGCCAACGTGGTCGGCTCGCTGATCGAAACGCGAGAGACCAAGGGCCGCTTCACCGATTTCTCCGACTATCTCAACAAGATCGACATCGCGGCCTGCAATAAGAAGGTCACCGAATCGCTGATCAAAGCCGGCGCGTTCGACTCCCTCAAACACGCCCGCAAGGGCCTGTTCCTGGTGCACACCGACGCCGTCGACTCGGTGTTGGGCACCAAGAAGGCCGAGGCGATCGGCCAGTTCGACCTGTTCGGCGGCGGCGACGAAGACGGCGGCACCGATTCTGTCTTCACCATCAAGGTCCCCGACGAGGAGTGGGAAGACAAGCACCGACTCGCCTTGGAGCGAGAGATGCTGGGCTTGTACGTGTCCGGCCACCCGCTGGACGGCATCGCGCACCTGCTGGCCAACAACGTCGACACCCAGATCCCGGCGATCCTGGAGGGCGACGTCGCCGACGGCGCCCAGGTTCAGGTCGGCGGCATCCTGGCATCGGTGAACCGTCGGGTGAACAAGAACGGATTGCCCTGGGCCTCAGCGCAATTGGAAGACCTCACCGGTGGCATTGAGGTGTTGTTCTTCCCGCAGACCTATTCGATGTTCGGCGCGGACATCGCCGACGACGCGGTGGTCCTGGTCAAGGCCAAGGTCAACAAGCGCGACGACCGGCTGTCGCTGATCGCCCACGAACTGATCGTCCCGGACTTCACCAGCGCGCAGGCCGGCCGCCCGCTCGCGCTGAGCCTGCCCACCCGGCAGTGCACCATGGACAAGGTGTCGGCGCTCAAGCAGGTGCTGGCGCGGCATCCCGGCACCACCCAGATCCACCTGCGGCTGATCAGCGGTGAGCGGATCACCACCCTGGAACTGGATCAGTCGCTGCGGGTGACGCCGTCCTCGGCGCTGATGGGAGACCTCAAGGCGCTGCTCGGACCGGGGTGCCTGGGCGGTTGA
- the ilvA gene encoding threonine ammonia-lyase IlvA, with amino-acid sequence MSAELSQPPHSEITATDIDAAAARIAGLVTRTPLQVSERLSQLTGAQVYLKREDQQVVRSYKIRGAYNLIKQLTPAEIAAGVVCASAGNHAQGFALACRSMGVRGRVYVPAKTPKQKRDRIRYHGGEFIELIVGGATFDIAAAAAAEDVARTGATLVPPYNDLRTMAGQGTVAVEILEQLGREPDLVVIPVGGGGCISGMTAYLAERTRNTSVLGIEPAGAAAMVAALAEGQPVTLEHVDQFVDGAAVARAGDLPFRVLSGAGDMVSLMTVDEGAVCTAMLDLYQNEGIIAEPAGALSVAGLMEADIAIEPGSTIVCLISGGNNDVSRYGEVLERSLVHLGLKHYFLVDFPQEPGALRRFLDEVLGPDDDITLFEYLKRNNRETGAALVGVELSNAGDLDGLLARMEKSECHIEQLEPGSPAYRYLT; translated from the coding sequence GTGTCCGCCGAGCTGAGCCAACCGCCGCACTCCGAGATCACCGCCACCGATATCGATGCGGCGGCGGCTCGCATTGCCGGCTTGGTGACGCGCACCCCGCTGCAGGTCAGTGAGCGGCTCTCCCAGCTGACCGGCGCCCAGGTCTACCTCAAGCGCGAGGATCAGCAGGTGGTTCGGTCCTACAAGATCCGCGGCGCCTACAACCTGATCAAGCAGCTCACCCCGGCGGAGATCGCTGCCGGCGTGGTCTGCGCGTCCGCCGGCAACCACGCTCAGGGATTCGCGCTGGCCTGCCGCTCGATGGGCGTGCGCGGCCGGGTCTACGTGCCGGCGAAGACCCCGAAGCAGAAGCGGGACCGGATCCGCTATCACGGTGGTGAGTTCATCGAGCTGATCGTTGGTGGCGCGACCTTCGACATCGCCGCCGCCGCGGCTGCCGAAGACGTCGCCCGCACCGGAGCGACGCTGGTTCCGCCGTACAACGATCTACGCACGATGGCGGGACAGGGCACTGTCGCCGTCGAGATCCTCGAGCAGCTCGGTCGCGAACCCGATCTGGTGGTCATCCCGGTCGGTGGCGGCGGCTGCATCAGTGGCATGACCGCCTACCTGGCCGAACGCACCCGCAACACCTCGGTGCTGGGCATCGAACCGGCGGGGGCGGCCGCGATGGTCGCCGCGCTGGCCGAGGGGCAGCCGGTGACCCTGGAACACGTCGACCAGTTCGTCGACGGCGCCGCGGTGGCGCGCGCCGGCGACCTGCCGTTCCGGGTGCTGTCCGGGGCCGGCGACATGGTCTCGCTGATGACGGTCGACGAAGGCGCGGTCTGCACCGCCATGCTCGACCTCTACCAGAATGAGGGCATCATCGCCGAGCCGGCGGGCGCGTTGTCGGTGGCCGGGTTGATGGAAGCCGATATCGCCATCGAACCGGGGTCGACGATCGTCTGCCTGATCTCCGGTGGCAACAACGACGTCTCCCGATACGGCGAGGTGCTGGAGCGTTCACTGGTGCACCTGGGCCTCAAGCACTACTTCCTGGTGGATTTCCCGCAGGAGCCCGGCGCGCTGCGCCGCTTCCTCGACGAGGTGCTCGGCCCCGACGACGACATCACCCTGTTCGAGTACCTCAAGCGCAATAACCGGGAGACCGGCGCGGCGCTGGTGGGTGTGGAGCTCAGCAACGCCGGGGACCTGGACGGGCTGCTGGCCCGGATGGAGAAGTCCGAGTGCCACATCGAGCAGTTGGAGCCGGGGTCACCCGCTTACCGCTACCTGACGTGA
- a CDS encoding nitroreductase family deazaflavin-dependent oxidoreductase — protein MPLTGEYEPGTLDWARKNAEVIMASGGTEGMELRGMKVILLTTVGAKTGKLRKTPLMRVEHDGEYAIVASLGGAPKNPVWYYNVKANPLVELQDGTDTADYQAREVFGDEKAIWWERAVEAYPDYADYQAKTDRQIPVFVLSRV, from the coding sequence ATGCCTCTGACTGGTGAATACGAACCCGGAACGTTGGATTGGGCCCGCAAGAACGCCGAGGTCATCATGGCCTCGGGCGGAACGGAGGGTATGGAACTGCGCGGGATGAAGGTCATCCTGCTGACCACCGTCGGCGCCAAGACCGGCAAGCTGCGCAAGACTCCGCTGATGCGCGTCGAGCACGACGGCGAGTACGCCATTGTCGCCTCGCTCGGCGGGGCCCCGAAGAACCCGGTCTGGTACTACAACGTGAAGGCCAATCCGCTGGTTGAACTGCAGGACGGGACCGACACTGCCGACTACCAGGCCCGCGAGGTCTTCGGCGACGAGAAGGCGATCTGGTGGGAGCGCGCGGTCGAGGCGTATCCGGACTACGCCGACTACCAGGCCAAGACCGACCGGCAGATCCCGGTGTTTGTGCTCAGCCGGGTGTGA